Within Candidatus Binatia bacterium, the genomic segment GTCGCCGCATACACCCTGTCGCCGACTCGCCGCTCCACCGGCAGCGACTCGCCAGTGATCGTCTTTTGATCGACACTGGCGCGCCCCCGAATCACCTCGCCATCCACCGAAATCATGCCTCCTGGATAGACTATCACGGTGTCTCCGGCGCGCACTTCATCGACAGTGACCTCAGCTTTTTTGTTGTTCCTGAGCACCCAGACCTTGCTCCGCTGGTAATCGAGCAGGTCGGCGATGGAGCGTCGCGACTTGGCTGCGGTGCGGTCGCGGATGTAATCGCCGAGGTTAATCAGCCAGGTCATGAATGCGCTCGTGAACAGATTCCCCTGCAAGGTCGAGATGACAATCGCCAAGCTGTCGAGAAAATCGACGTTCAGGCGGTGCTCATCCCGCAAGACTCTGAAGGCGCGTTTGAGAATGGGGATGGAGTTATAGCCGATAACGGGCAACGCAAGACTTGCACCAAGCGGACCGCCGAGCAGACTGAATCCGAGCGCAGCCGTCGCTAGCGAGAGAGGATTGAATCCGTTGTCGTCGTCGGCCGCGCGCAGCGACTCGGACTCGGTCACGTTGCTGCCGCCTGTTCTACCCGATTCGCGTTGTCCGGCGGCGGGAAGCGCAAGCAGGGTGGGGACCGTCAGGCCGCGCAACGCCGATATCAAGTTGGCGGGGACATTCGGCCGCTGTGGGTCATAGGTGATCACGACCGAGGCAGACAGCCGATGGACGCGGACGCCGGTGATGCCGTCGTGTTTGTCTAAAAGCCGTTTGATGGCATCGGCCAAGCCGGGGCTCCGCTCGATGGCAGGCACACGCAGTCTGATGCGGCCGGGCAGGGCATGGCGCACGTCGTAATCGAGTGCCTGATCGATGTCAGCTACGCCGTCTGGCCTGTATCGATTTTGCACGTGCAGCCTTGTGCGGCGCAGTCTGTCGCTCCTGTGATTTTCCGACGTTCAACTTCTGCGCGTCGACTTGCACCGTGGGCCGGGAGTCGTGCAGCATGATAAAGGAGTTGAACGAGAAGATGCCGAGTGTCACCCACAGCGGAGTCGCCGCTTCGGAGCCGACCTCGAGGAAGGTGTAGATGGCAAGCCCGAGGGGGAGGAGCACGTTCAGGTCGACGGTATTATCCGTTGCGAGCTTGATCCGCCCGTTCAGCTGCTTCATGAAATTGACGATCGAGCTCGCGGACTCCGAATGCTGGGCCAAGAACTCGGCTTCCGCCTCGATTTTCGCTGCGATCCCATCCACTTCGGTTAGCTCCGGTGGTTGGAGCGCAAACAGCTCAGCGCGTTCCGCATGCGCGGCAAGATGATTGTTGAAGTCGGCGTGCTGGTCAGGATCATAGTGGATCAGCACGCTTCCGGTGGCCGGACTGATCTCGACGCGGGTGATGCCAGGCAGTGGTGAGATCGATTGCTGAATCTGCTGCAGCAATTGATAATTGCCTTTGGCGTGTGGCACCTTGACCCGCATCCGGCCGGGAATGTGGTGCATGACATGCGCCGGATGGAGCATTCACTTCCCTTTCTGCGCCCGCACCTGCTGCGTCGACAGGTCACGCCGCTGGTCAAGCCCTAGGGGGTTGCGGACGGTGCAGTCCGCAGCGACCCAAGGGGAAACTCGTCATTGTAAAGACGCTGGCCGCACGTACTGGAGTTGCGGTCCTCGCAGAGAGAAAAATATATTGACGAACGATGACGGTTCGGTCTCCGCTATGCTGCGTTGTGACGCCTGGCGGTTGGACGCGACGACCGATGTGCGGCGCCGCGCTCTTTGCTTTCCTGTTCAGCGACCGCTTCAGCCACCATGTCTTGCACCTGCTCGCTCGCGACCGCCGCCAATTCTTTGGTCTTCATGGCGGTCGCATAGCCAGCGCGCACCGCGGTCTTGACGATGGGCCGTAACGCACCGCCGAGGGTCGGCAACAGTTTGGGCGCCAACATCGCTCCCACCCCGATCGCCATCCCGGGTAGGAGTTCTGGCGCGAGGACAGCCACCGCAATGCCAGCGATCACCGTCGTAGTGAAACTCTCATCTTGTGCATCTTTGACTTCTTCGGCCATGACTATCATCCTCTCGAAAGCTGCTTATTGGCGAGCCGGCGTCGTGCCGACGAATCGCCACCCCTCAGAAGATATCGGATACCGAGGCAGATGTGAAGGGGTGTTCTTTGCGAAGTGGCGGGCTGCCCGTCAGGGATGTTTTACAAAATCGCAATGACCGGCCATGGTATCCTCCTCCCAATGGCCGATTACATTCAGTTGCCGTGTTGTGACGGCGGGAATCATTCCCATGTCGTCGTTGAGGCTGCAAGGGCGCCCCAGAAGAGGTCGTCAAGGGGGTGCTCGCGCTTTGAGCCGTAAGCTGAACCTGATCGCCGACAACATCCGCAACATCCGCTCGGCGGATCATGTGTACCCTTCCAACGTGCACATGGATGGCGTCATCTTCGACTCCGGGAAGCTCCGCGTCGATGGACAGGCGAACTTCCTCGCGGCGCCGTCAGCCGCCATCGACGCAGACATCACGCTCGATCAGGTGCAGCTCGACTATTTCAAGCCGATGCTGGCGCGGATGAACCTATGGATCACCGATGGCGCCCTGTGGGCGGATGGCCATGTCGAATACGCCCCGCAGGTCGAGAACTTCCACTTGAAGAACCTGACGCTCCGCGCCGTGCAACTCGACTACGTTCACAGTGCGCAAACCGCCGCGGTGAGGTGGCCACCACGGTTGAGATTTCGGGACGCGCGTCCGACCCCGAAACCAGCACGGGGGCGCTCGTCGTTGGCTTGATTCAGAATGCCTTCGTCAAAGCCATCGCGCACCGGTTTGAGCCCGGGCTAGTGGGGCCAAGTGACAGCCGCTAAGATGATCAGATGAGGACGACCAAGCAGCGTCCGCGGCGTGACACGGCCAGCGTCCCGGCACGGGTGGAACAATTCTTTGCCGACCTTGGCCCTGGGCTCGTCACTGGCGCGGCGGACGACGACCCGTCCGGTATCTCCACGTATTCGGTCACCGGCGCAGCCTTTGGCTATGCGCCCCTGTGGATCGCGCTGTTTTCCTTTCCGCTCATGGTGTCCGTGCAACTGATGTGTGCACGGCTGGGGATGGTGACGGGCAAAGGCCTCGCGGGAGTGGTGCGCCCCGGTACTCGCGCTCGGTGTTGCGGGGTGCCTGCTCGCTGCTGATCGTTGCCAACGTGGTCAACATCGGCGGAGCGGAAGCGAGCGTCGGGCCGGTGTCAGCAACACTGATGGAGGCGACCCGCCGCTCCCAGTGCCCTATACCCTAGCCTTCGGCGGCGTGCGGGGCAGTGCAACGCGTAGAACCACGCGCGTAGTACTACGAGCTTACGGCGCTGCCGTTTTTCTTCTAGAAAAGGCCTGTGGTGGTGGACGCGAATCTTCATCTGGCAACGAACGAATCCTCGCACCACGCCAAATGAACAGGTTGGATAGCTGAAGAACGGCTCCGGTTTCCGTGATCGCAGCCAGACAGAGGGAGGAGATCATGTTTCTGAATACGCATCCGGCGGCACGCAGAGTTGCAGTGGCGACGCTGTTCGCTACCATCGTCTTCGCCAGCCCTTTCCTTTCGGTCTCGGGCAATCTCGCCCAGGCGGCGGCGAAAACCAAACCCGCTCCGGCCGACCGCGTCGAGGCGCGCATCAAGACGATGCACAGCAGCCTCCAGATCACGGCGGCTCAGGAGACCCTATGGAACAATTTCGCCCAGGTGATGCGCGAGAACGCAAAGGCGATGGCAGATCGTCGCCAGGAGGCGGCTCAGAACGCACAATCGAGGAGCGCCGTCGACGAGCTCAAATCCTATGCGGCGGTGATCGATGCGCATGCCGACGAACTCCGTAAATTGATTCCGACCTTCCAAGCTCTCTACGACAGTATGTCGGACGCTCAAAAGAAGACTGCCGATGGAGTATTCCGAAGCCGCATGAACGCTGCGAAGCGAAGGCACAAGTGAAGAAAAGGCCGCGTGCGCCCAAACAGCATCATTCGTCCGATTTTGGGACGTCGCTCCAGGAATAGAGAAGTCACTATGGAAAAGCTGACCACGTTCACCAGGGATTGGCGCGTCAAGATCGGCACGCTGGCGATGGCGCTCGCAATCGTCAGCGCCGCTGTAGCCGTGCGGCCGGCGCGAGCCGACGCAGACGAGTATCATGCCCGCAATAGGCGGGCGCACACGCAGCGGCAGTATCGTCAAAGCCGCAAGCATCGCCCCAGGGTCATCTATGCGCCGGCGCCGGACGTCTATTATGCGCCCCCGCCGGTTGTCTACGCCCCGCCGCCCCCGCCGGGAGGCTTCAACTTCATCTTCCCGTTCAGGTTTCGCTAGGGCCTGCGGCCGGCGTTCGTTCGGCGGGACCGCTTCCCCTCCTTCGACGTCGCTCAGGACAGGGTTGGGTCGCTGGATGGTGCCAAGTCCGACAGGCTCCTAGCGCGGTTCGTTAGGGCCACAGCGCCTGTCCTTGGCGGCGGTGCGTCGGAGTGCGCCGACCAGCATCGGCGTCAAGGAGATCGAATGAACGAACCCAAGAAGGAACTCAGCGGACCTGATCTCGCCAAGGGAATCGCGCTCTCGACAGTCGCCGACGGCGCCATGCTGCTCGGCCACGCGCACGGCGAAGCGGTGCTGCTGGCGCGGCGCGGGGCCGAACTGTTCGCGGTCGGTGCCCTCTGCACGCACTATGGCGCCCCGCTTGCCGACGGGCTGCTGGTGGGCGATACGGTGCGTTGCCCCTGGCATCATGCCTGTTTCAGCCTGCGTACCGGCGAGGCCCTGCGCGCGCCGGCGCTGGATCGGGTCTCCTGCTGGCGCGTCGAGCAGCGGGATGGCAGCGCGTATGTAAGAGAAAAACTCGAGAGTGCAGCGAAGCAATCACCCCCGGCAAAGGCCGGCATGCCGGGATCAATCGTAATCGTGGGTGGTGGCGCAGCGGGCAACGCCGCTGCGGAAATGCTCCGGCGGGAGGGCTACTCCGGTCGCATTACCATGCTGAGCGCAGACACGACGGTGCCCTGTGATCGCCCCAATCTTTCGAAGGGCTATCTCGCGGGCACTGCGCCCGAGGAGCTCACTGTCCTCCGATCACCGGAATTTTATCGAGAGCACGGCATCGAGTTGAAGCTGGGCGCTCGCGTCGCCACCATCGACACCGCGAGCCGGCACGTGCAGCTCGTGGACGGCACCCGCTATGCCTATGATGCGCTGCTGCTCGCCACCGGCGCCGAGCCGGTGCGGCTTGAGGTCCCTGGCAGGGATCTGCCGCACGTACACTATCTGCGCACGCTCGGTGACAGCCGCGCGCTTGTCGCCAAGGCGCTGGTATCGCAGCGGGCCGTGGTGATTGGCTCGAGCTTCATCGGACTCGAGGTGGCGGCGTCACTTCGAGCTCGGAATATCGAAGTGCATGTGGTCGCGCCGGAAACCGTTCCCATGGAGAAAATTCTGGGAACGGACGTCGGACAGTTCATCCGCAAGCTCCACGAGGAACACGGAGTGACATTTCATCTCGGCACGACAGTCGCCTCGATATACGAGCGCAGCGTCACGTTGGAGAACGGAGAAAGTCTCCAAGCCGACCTCGTCGTCGCCGGCATCGGCGTGCGGCCGGTCGTCGCATTGGCGGAACAGGCAGGCCTCGCCATCGATCGCGGCATCACGGTGGACGAGTATCTTGAGACCAGCGTCCCGGGCATCTTCGCTGCCGGCGACATTGCGCGCTGGCCGGACCGGCTCACCGGCGAGCGCATTCGCGTCGAGCACTGGGTGGTGGCCGAGCGCCAGGGGCACACCGCGGCGCGCAACATGCTTGGACGGCGGGAGCGGTTTGACGCCGTGCCGTTCTTCTGGACCGAGCAGTACGATTTCAGCCTCGCGTATGTCGGTCACGCCGAGCGCTGGGACAAGGCCGAGATCGACGGGCAGCTTGACGGGC encodes:
- a CDS encoding DUF748 domain-containing protein, with translation MSRKLNLIADNIRNIRSADHVYPSNVHMDGVIFDSGKLRVDGQANFLAAPSAAIDADITLDQVQLDYFKPMLARMNLWITDGALWADGHVEYAPQVENFHLKNLTLRAVQLDYVHSAQTAAVRWPPRLRFRDARPTPKPARGRSSLA
- a CDS encoding DUF5132 domain-containing protein; this encodes MAEEVKDAQDESFTTTVIAGIAVAVLAPELLPGMAIGVGAMLAPKLLPTLGGALRPIVKTAVRAGYATAMKTKELAAVASEQVQDMVAEAVAEQESKERGAAHRSSRPTARRHNAA
- a CDS encoding FAD-dependent oxidoreductase; the encoded protein is MNEPKKELSGPDLAKGIALSTVADGAMLLGHAHGEAVLLARRGAELFAVGALCTHYGAPLADGLLVGDTVRCPWHHACFSLRTGEALRAPALDRVSCWRVEQRDGSAYVREKLESAAKQSPPAKAGMPGSIVIVGGGAAGNAAAEMLRREGYSGRITMLSADTTVPCDRPNLSKGYLAGTAPEELTVLRSPEFYREHGIELKLGARVATIDTASRHVQLVDGTRYAYDALLLATGAEPVRLEVPGRDLPHVHYLRTLGDSRALVAKALVSQRAVVIGSSFIGLEVAASLRARNIEVHVVAPETVPMEKILGTDVGQFIRKLHEEHGVTFHLGTTVASIYERSVTLENGESLQADLVVAGIGVRPVVALAEQAGLAIDRGITVDEYLETSVPGIFAAGDIARWPDRLTGERIRVEHWVVAERQGHTAARNMLGRRERFDAVPFFWTEQYDFSLAYVGHAERWDKAEIDGQLDGRDCTITYRSGGRKLAVAVIQRDIEGLRAEVELERITGGQPS
- a CDS encoding Spy/CpxP family protein refolding chaperone → MFLNTHPAARRVAVATLFATIVFASPFLSVSGNLAQAAAKTKPAPADRVEARIKTMHSSLQITAAQETLWNNFAQVMRENAKAMADRRQEAAQNAQSRSAVDELKSYAAVIDAHADELRKLIPTFQALYDSMSDAQKKTADGVFRSRMNAAKRRHK
- a CDS encoding divalent metal cation transporter, which encodes MRTTKQRPRRDTASVPARVEQFFADLGPGLVTGAADDDPSGISTYSVTGAAFGYAPLWIALFSFPLMVSVQLMCARLGMVTGKGLAGVVRPGTRARCCGVPARC